The following coding sequences are from one Brienomyrus brachyistius isolate T26 chromosome 2, BBRACH_0.4, whole genome shotgun sequence window:
- the tango2 gene encoding transport and Golgi organization protein 2 homolog, giving the protein MCIIFFKFDARPASNAYRLILAANRDEVYSRLSKSAHFWGDGGEILSGLDLEEGKEGGSWLGISRRGRLAALTNYMDARPNPDRQGRGFLVSNFLTDSMDSYSYLKKVSSESHLYNGFNLLTAEFRSKGDTTMCYYGNKGSAEPVVLKPGIYGLSNSLLETPWKKLQYGKNLFTSVIGRDLPTDGLVQELLQVLSNQEIHSPDPIQELQGDGYSSAMLRALSAVCVRSPGYGTRTNTVILIDASGNVSFTERNMLHCDINQWEVNTFHFKLQE; this is encoded by the exons GCTCATTCTAGCTGCCAACAGGGATGAGGTCTACAGCAGGCTGTCCAAGAGCGCCCACTTCTGGGGAGACGGTGGCGAGATTCTCAGTG GGTTAGACCTGGAGGAGGGTAAGGAGGGCGGCTCCTGGCTGGGCATCAGCAGACGGGGCAGGCTGGCGGCCCTCACCAACTACATGGATGCCAGGCCCAATCCGGACCGCCAGGGAAGAG GCTTTCTGGTTTCGAACTTCTTGACAGACAGCATGGACAGCTACTCCTACCTGAAGAAGGTGTCCTCCGAGAGCCACCTGTACAATGGCTTCAACCTGTTAACGGCTGAGTTCAG GTCCAAAGGGGACACCACTatgtgttactatggaaacaaaggCAGCGCAGAGCCTGTGGTGCTGAAGCCAG GAATCTATGGGCTGAGTAATTCCCTTCTGGAGACTCCATGGAAGAAATTGCAGTACGGCAAGAATCTGTTCACCAGCGTGATTGGCCGGGACCTCCCAACGGACGGCTTGGtgcaggagctgctgcaggtccTGAGCAATCAGGAGAT CCACTCGCCGGACCCAATCCAGGAGCTCCAGGGGGACGGCTACAGCAGCGCCATGCTGCGGGCCCTATCTGCAGTGTGCGTCCGGTCCCCGGGATACGGCACGAG GACTAACACGGTCATCCTCATAGATGCTTCCGGAAACGTGTCCTTCACGGAGAGAAACATGCTGCACTGTGACATCAACCAATGGGAGGTGAACACCTTCCACTTCAAACTGCAGGAATGA